TGATCCATTCATCGACCCCACCCATCTTGCCGAGTCGAATTCCCCCACTCCTGTCCTTTTCGACATCGATCGAGATGATGTGACCGTGATCGCCGCAAAAGCCGCTGCCCGCGGTGAAGGCTGGATCCTCAGATTGTTTTCCCCATCTGCAGTAGGCGAAACCTTCCGGGTGCACTGCAAACAAAGGAAAATCGCGGAGGCGCATCTATGCGACGCCCGCGAACGAGAACTCGAATCCCTTCAAGTCCGCGGTGGAAAGGTCGAATTGACGATGCCGGGGAGCATCGCCACTCTTCGACTCATTTTTCCACGGTGAGTTCATTGCCTCGATAAGGTTTGACATGAACCAGTGTCGTCAGCTCGTGTCCAGAATGTTCCGCATAAGGACCCTCGAGATGTACCGTGCATTCCGATAGGAACATCTTCTGCGGCATGATCTCCGCCGCCAGCTTGCCCTGCTGAAAAATACGAATCACGGAACTCTTGGATACCACAATAGCCACGGCTCGCGTCTTCTTGGAGATCGCTGCAGCAGCATAATGACGGCTTCCCAAACCCATCGGAATTTCGACGTCTCCTGAGTCAACGTCTATCAGACGCGACCCCGAGAGGACGACACCATCTTCCGAGATGATGAAGGCACCATCGAGCTGGGAAAGCTCTTTGAGCGTCTCCCGCATTCCGGCATCACGGATTTGCTTGACAGAATCGGGATGTCCGTAGAGCGGGTCTAGAATGATGTTCCTCGAACGACGGAGAACTTCATCGCTGTCCCCCAAGACGAACATCGTGCCGATTTTCCTTCCCTCTCGTCCTTGGAGTACCAATTCGATCGCCAGAGTCAACACCCGCTCCAACGTCTCATCGTCGTCCATGCCTACGGCCGAACCAATCCTGGCCAACATCTCGCTTAGAGTATTGTTCTTCATTTTATATCTACGATTGCTCCATTTCGTATGCTGATTTCAACAGGTGGATAATCCCTCACCCATTTCCGGATATCGGCCATCACGTGGTCGACACTTCCTCCTCAATACCCAGTTTTTGAAACAGCCTTTGCTTTACTTGCGCATCATAGACTTTCCATTTGAGTTCACCATATTTTCCCTGCTCGTCCCCCGACAGAAAGCCCACGGGGATCTCGAAGCCGCCTGCTTGTGCTTTTCCACCGCCGTAATACTCTCCGCTTTGGCTCTTGCCAAACACATCCTTGATGAATTCGTCCGGTTTCATTGTCAGCTTCGTCGTTCGCAAAGAGCCGATCACCGCTTCTGATTTATTGTCGCCAACGATTCCGTAAATGATGGCCGTATGAACGTTTTCCTCCGAGACGAGGAAGTCCGCCGCTTCTGCGATGGCATCGCGGTCTTCGGAACGCAGGTAACCAACACCCGCAATGGAGAAGTTTTCGGCCACGATGCGATTTGCAAGGGCTTCAAGGATCACCTTCATCGTCTCCTTCGACCTCGACTGCGTCAAGATCTGCTCCAACAACTCAGGATCGCGGAACTGACTCAGGACTTTTGCGGCTTCGAAATCTTCCGTCTTGGCGGTGACGAAATGTTTCGTATCGGTAATGATGCCCAGCATCAACGCGGTAGCCAGCAAGATGTGTTGTCTGTTCGAACGCTCCAGGGTGATCGGACTATGCTCGTGCGTGAGGAAGCCGACATACAGGCTGCTGACTGCACCGACGTTGTGAATCACGGAAAACTCCGGCTGCAGCCGATCCTGCGGGTCATGATGATCGATAACCATCAACTGCGGGATCTTCTCGCTCTCCAGATCAGCGACGATGCGCTGCGCCGTGGTTCCCTGGTTGTCGATGAAAACCGCGCCGTCATAACTTCCCAGATCGGTGGAGTCGTCGTAATGTTTCAAATCGATTTCCAGCAGGCGCACCATAGCCACGTTCTGTGGATGGCTGATTTTTTCTGCATACAAGATATCCGTTTGGATATCGAAGGTCGAAGCCAGCATACGATGTGCCAACGCGGAAGAAATCGCATCCGGGTCCGGGTAATCCTGCAGCACAATCACATGGCGCTCACCACGATGACGTTCCAATTCATCCATAAATCCCTGGAAATCCGCGTCCTGATTTCCGCCGCTCTCTGCCATTATGGGTTCGACGAGTGTATCGTTTTTGACTTTTTCCACGGCAATCTCCTCAAAGGTCATTTCCAACGCCATTCATCCCGGAGACGTTCCACGATCTGTCCCGCACCCGCCGCCGATTCCAGGCGACAGGGTTGGCGTTTGTTGTGTCAGATTCACCAACCCGAGACTGGACGATGCACGTCGATAGCGGATGGTTCATCTGTGTTTATCCAAATCATAACCGGTGAAAATCATGAATTTCTTACCCACATGAAGTAAATATTTCAGAAATC
The sequence above is drawn from the Anaerolineales bacterium genome and encodes:
- a CDS encoding bifunctional oligoribonuclease/PAP phosphatase NrnA; this translates as MEKVKNDTLVEPIMAESGGNQDADFQGFMDELERHRGERHVIVLQDYPDPDAISSALAHRMLASTFDIQTDILYAEKISHPQNVAMVRLLEIDLKHYDDSTDLGSYDGAVFIDNQGTTAQRIVADLESEKIPQLMVIDHHDPQDRLQPEFSVIHNVGAVSSLYVGFLTHEHSPITLERSNRQHILLATALMLGIITDTKHFVTAKTEDFEAAKVLSQFRDPELLEQILTQSRSKETMKVILEALANRIVAENFSIAGVGYLRSEDRDAIAEAADFLVSEENVHTAIIYGIVGDNKSEAVIGSLRTTKLTMKPDEFIKDVFGKSQSGEYYGGGKAQAGGFEIPVGFLSGDEQGKYGELKWKVYDAQVKQRLFQKLGIEEEVSTT
- a CDS encoding diadenylate cyclase, with the translated sequence MKNNTLSEMLARIGSAVGMDDDETLERVLTLAIELVLQGREGRKIGTMFVLGDSDEVLRRSRNIILDPLYGHPDSVKQIRDAGMRETLKELSQLDGAFIISEDGVVLSGSRLIDVDSGDVEIPMGLGSRHYAAAAISKKTRAVAIVVSKSSVIRIFQQGKLAAEIMPQKMFLSECTVHLEGPYAEHSGHELTTLVHVKPYRGNELTVEK